The following coding sequences are from one Pseudomonadota bacterium window:
- a CDS encoding elongation factor Ts, with protein MSITPEMVKELREKTGAGMMDCKTALAESSGNMDSAVEILRKKGVATAARKAGRTAADGLIGYSMSDDARVGVLVEVNCETDFVTKTDDFRAYVAELPGVIRDANPADLDALMGAAFRGSTVREAQTALVAKIGENLGVRRFSRVEADAKGRLAQYIHAGSKIGVIVKFRDPNRKLDETTAREVAMHVAAMHPQYVRRDDVPESVISKEKEIMLAQMGETKKPPEIMDKIVTGKMGKVFTEICLEEQIFVRDPDGKSTVGRWLAKIDDGIKVDSFVRLQVGEGVEKRKE; from the coding sequence ATGTCTATAACACCCGAGATGGTGAAGGAGCTGCGCGAGAAGACGGGCGCAGGGATGATGGACTGCAAAACGGCGCTGGCCGAATCGAGCGGCAACATGGACAGCGCGGTGGAGATACTGAGGAAGAAGGGGGTGGCCACGGCAGCCAGGAAGGCGGGGCGCACCGCGGCCGACGGCCTCATCGGGTATTCCATGTCGGACGACGCGAGGGTGGGGGTGCTGGTGGAGGTCAACTGCGAGACCGACTTCGTCACCAAGACCGACGACTTCCGCGCATACGTGGCAGAGCTGCCTGGGGTGATCCGCGACGCGAACCCGGCCGACCTCGACGCGCTGATGGGCGCGGCGTTCAGGGGGTCCACGGTTCGCGAGGCGCAGACAGCGCTGGTGGCGAAGATAGGCGAGAACCTCGGCGTGAGGCGGTTTTCCAGGGTCGAGGCCGACGCGAAGGGCAGGCTCGCGCAGTATATCCACGCGGGCTCCAAGATCGGCGTGATCGTGAAGTTCAGAGATCCCAACAGGAAGCTCGACGAAACGACGGCCCGCGAGGTCGCGATGCACGTGGCAGCCATGCACCCGCAGTACGTCAGGCGCGACGACGTACCGGAGTCGGTGATCTCCAAGGAGAAGGAGATCATGCTGGCCCAGATGGGCGAAACGAAGAAGCCGCCCGAGATCATGGACAAGATAGTCACGGGCAAGATGGGCAAGGTGTTCACCGAGATATGCCTAGAGGAGCAGATATTCGTGCGCGACCCGGACGGCAAGTCCACGGTGGGGAGGTGGCTGGCGAAGATCGACGACGGCATCAAGGTCGACTCGTTCGTGCGCCTTCAGGTAGGCGAGGGGGTAGAAAAGAGGAAGGAGTAG
- a CDS encoding UMP kinase produces the protein MKYKRVLLKLSGEALGLRGRQGGIGLDSADAIAGEIEAVSKAGAEVSVVIGGGNIFRGAVAAEGGAIEQAQADMMGMLATVINGLALQSALERRGLDARLLTAISMPQIAEPFIRRRALAHLARGRVLVFAGGTGSPFFSTDTAAALRAVEINAEVILKGTKVDGVYSADPVKEPKAERFDSLTFVDVLSRRLKVMDATAISMCMEHNLPIIVFDIFKPKNLMSAVKGEKTGTIIYG, from the coding sequence ATGAAATACAAGAGGGTTCTGCTCAAGCTCTCGGGCGAGGCGCTCGGTCTCCGCGGCAGGCAGGGCGGGATCGGCCTCGACTCAGCCGACGCGATAGCGGGGGAGATAGAGGCTGTCTCGAAGGCGGGCGCAGAGGTCTCGGTGGTGATCGGCGGGGGCAACATATTCCGCGGCGCCGTGGCCGCCGAGGGAGGCGCCATCGAGCAGGCCCAGGCGGACATGATGGGCATGCTCGCCACCGTGATAAACGGCCTGGCCCTCCAGTCGGCGCTCGAGCGGCGCGGCCTCGACGCGAGGCTTCTCACCGCCATCTCCATGCCCCAGATCGCCGAGCCGTTCATCCGGCGCCGCGCGCTCGCGCACCTCGCCAGGGGCAGGGTCCTGGTCTTCGCGGGGGGGACCGGCAGCCCGTTCTTCTCGACCGACACCGCGGCCGCGCTCCGGGCGGTGGAGATCAACGCGGAGGTCATCCTCAAGGGCACCAAGGTGGACGGCGTGTACTCCGCGGATCCGGTCAAGGAGCCAAAGGCCGAGCGGTTCGATAGCCTGACATTCGTCGACGTCCTGAGCAGGCGCCTGAAGGTGATGGACGCCACCGCGATATCCATGTGCATGGAACACAACCTCCCCATCATCGTCTTCGACATCTTCAAGCCGAAGAACCTCATGAGCGCGGTGAAGGGGGAAAAAACGGGGACCATAATCTATGGATAA
- the frr gene encoding ribosome recycling factor produces MDNTVFDKSQEKMKKALEAFRHELSKLRTGRASLAVLDDVRVEYYGTQTPLNQLATMSVPDPRTIVIQPWDHSAASAIEKAIQKADLGLNPANDGKVIRLPVPPLNEERRIELVKVIKKHGEDCKVIVRNVRRDANEELKVLKKASEITEDEERKAHDRVQKLTDDFIKQVDDAIAHKEKDVMQL; encoded by the coding sequence ATGGATAACACAGTGTTCGACAAGTCGCAGGAGAAGATGAAGAAGGCGCTGGAGGCGTTCCGCCACGAGCTTTCGAAGCTCCGCACGGGCCGGGCGTCGCTCGCGGTGCTCGACGACGTGAGGGTCGAGTACTACGGGACTCAGACGCCGCTCAACCAGCTCGCCACGATGTCGGTCCCGGACCCGCGAACCATCGTCATTCAGCCGTGGGACCACTCGGCTGCCTCCGCCATCGAGAAGGCGATCCAGAAGGCGGACCTGGGCCTCAACCCGGCCAACGACGGCAAGGTCATCAGGCTCCCGGTGCCGCCGCTGAACGAGGAGCGCCGCATCGAGCTCGTGAAGGTCATCAAGAAGCACGGGGAGGACTGCAAGGTCATAGTCCGCAACGTCCGCCGCGACGCGAACGAGGAGCTCAAGGTCCTCAAGAAGGCGAGCGAGATCACCGAGGACGAGGAGCGCAAGGCCCACGATCGGGTGCAGAAGCTCACCGACGACTTCATCAAGCAGGTCGACGATGCGATCGCCCACAAGGAAAAGGACGTGATGCAGCTCTGA
- the uppS gene encoding di-trans,poly-cis-decaprenylcistransferase, whose protein sequence is MRRIPRHIAIIMDGNGRWAKERDLPRAEGHRMGAEAIERIVSACRYRGVKYVTLYAFSEENWQRPSEEVLSLMQLMRHFLVVKRPEMVKEGTRFRVIGDVERLPADVRQEIAETVEATARGRNITLVVALSYGGRQEIVRAVNRLIGSGASDVTVESLSGALDTAGMPDPDLLVRTSGEMRVSNFLLWQIAYTELYITDRPWPEFDEAELDRAIESYKARERRFGLTDEQLL, encoded by the coding sequence ATGCGGCGGATACCCAGGCACATAGCGATCATAATGGACGGCAACGGCCGGTGGGCGAAGGAGCGCGACCTCCCGCGCGCCGAGGGCCACCGCATGGGCGCCGAGGCCATCGAGCGGATCGTCAGCGCCTGCCGCTACCGCGGAGTGAAGTACGTGACGCTCTACGCCTTCTCCGAGGAGAACTGGCAGAGGCCCTCCGAGGAGGTCCTCTCGCTCATGCAGCTGATGCGCCACTTCCTCGTGGTCAAGCGCCCCGAGATGGTGAAGGAGGGCACGCGCTTCCGGGTGATCGGCGACGTGGAGAGGCTGCCGGCCGACGTGAGGCAGGAGATCGCGGAGACCGTGGAGGCGACCGCGCGCGGCCGGAACATAACCCTGGTCGTGGCGCTGTCGTACGGCGGCAGGCAGGAGATCGTGAGGGCGGTCAACAGGTTGATCGGCTCGGGGGCCTCCGATGTCACGGTGGAGTCGCTCTCCGGGGCGCTCGACACGGCCGGCATGCCGGACCCGGACCTCCTCGTGCGCACCAGCGGCGAGATGAGGGTGAGCAACTTCCTGCTCTGGCAGATCGCATACACCGAGCTCTACATCACCGACAGGCCCTGGCCGGAGTTCGACGAGGCGGAGCTCGACAGGGCGATAGAATCCTACAAGGCGAGGGAGCGCAGGTTCGGGCTCACCGACGAGCAGCTTCTCTAG
- a CDS encoding phosphatidate cytidylyltransferase, with amino-acid sequence MKRVVVAIVLGALVLAAVLWLPAWALAALIFGAAAAGLAEYSRMFFADRVERWATFAAGALLALWMMGPAPWRKAAALGIVAALFALALVFMVRARALDRVAERLGLALMGAIYLGVAFPIWSWFLRMHSGRALILIAIVPACLCDVFGLVAGKAFGRHKLAPSVSPNKTVEGLAGSLVGSAVGVAAVRFAMLPELSLAFAAVLALVVWIVSPLGDLIESMLKRSCGLKDSGSVIPGHGGLLDRLDALIFTAPAAYAYFRYVVGM; translated from the coding sequence ATGAAAAGGGTTGTGGTGGCGATCGTCCTCGGCGCGCTGGTCCTGGCCGCCGTGCTCTGGCTCCCGGCCTGGGCGCTTGCCGCGCTCATATTCGGCGCCGCCGCGGCCGGCCTCGCCGAGTACTCCAGGATGTTCTTCGCCGACAGGGTCGAGCGATGGGCGACCTTCGCGGCCGGCGCGCTGCTCGCGCTGTGGATGATGGGCCCCGCCCCCTGGCGCAAGGCGGCGGCCCTCGGGATAGTCGCGGCGCTCTTCGCGCTCGCCCTGGTGTTCATGGTCAGGGCGCGGGCTCTCGATCGGGTCGCGGAGAGGCTGGGGCTCGCCCTCATGGGCGCTATCTACCTCGGCGTCGCGTTCCCGATCTGGTCATGGTTTCTCAGGATGCACAGCGGAAGGGCGCTGATCCTCATCGCGATCGTTCCCGCCTGCCTGTGCGACGTGTTCGGCCTCGTCGCCGGCAAGGCGTTCGGCAGGCACAAGCTCGCGCCCTCCGTGAGCCCCAACAAGACCGTGGAGGGGCTCGCGGGCTCGCTCGTCGGTTCCGCCGTCGGGGTCGCTGCGGTGCGCTTCGCGATGCTGCCTGAGCTCTCGCTCGCATTCGCGGCCGTGCTCGCCCTCGTGGTGTGGATCGTGTCGCCGCTGGGCGATCTGATCGAGTCGATGCTGAAGCGCAGCTGCGGGCTGAAGGACTCGGGCAGCGTCATACCGGGGCACGGGGGGCTGCTCGACCGCCTCGACGCGCTGATATTCACCGCGCCGGCCGCGTACGCCTATTTCAGATACGTAGTCGGGATGTGA